The Vicinamibacterales bacterium genome segment GATTTCGCAGCGTTCGGCTTCATCGGCGTCCTCCGGAAACCGTACAACCTGGAAGACGTGCGGCGCGTCCTGGCCGAGTTGCCCTCCTGAGGCTCACCCTCGTGACCGGTGCTGGGCGTGAAAACGGCAACGAGCGCAACCCAGGCGACCATCTGGAAGGGATTTTCTGTGACAGCACTATCGTCCGATTCCGAGTCGTTCGCGCAGTTCAAGAACTCGTTCTCGTACGGCGCGCGGACGGACCTTCTCTTCAAGTTCATCAAGAATCTGCCCACGGAAGAGTCGGCGAGCTTCATCCAGTCGTTGTTCCAGAAGATCGGCGAGTCGGCCGACGATGGAGACATCGGTCGGATTATCGATCATGTGTACGAGTGGCAGGTGGGCGGGTATGCGCCGAAGGAACAATCTGCGAGAGGGCCGGCCTGGACCTATGACACGGGACCGTTCGCTCCGCTGTCGAAGCCCGTCTCACGCGCCCGAGTCGCACTCCTCACGTCCAGCGGCCACTTCCTGGCGGGAGATGACCCGCAGCCCTTCGGGGTGGCGAACATGTCCCAGGACGAGGCGACGCGGCGCATCGACGAGTTCGTGAAGGCAAAACCCACGCTGTCGGTGATTCCGGCGACCACCCCGAACGATCGCCTGCGGGTGCGCCACGGCGGCTACGACATCCGCGGCGCGCTTGCCGATCCCAACGTCAGTTTCCCGCTCGAACGCCTGCGCGATCTCGCAAGCGCCGGGGCGCTCGGCGAGTTGGCGAGCGAGGCCTACTCGTTTGTCGGAGCCGCGGCCCAGGCTCGCATCATCAACG includes the following:
- a CDS encoding glycine/sarcosine/betaine reductase selenoprotein B family protein, producing the protein MTALSSDSESFAQFKNSFSYGARTDLLFKFIKNLPTEESASFIQSLFQKIGESADDGDIGRIIDHVYEWQVGGYAPKEQSARGPAWTYDTGPFAPLSKPVSRARVALLTSSGHFLAGDDPQPFGVANMSQDEATRRIDEFVKAKPTLSVIPATTPNDRLRVRHGGYDIRGALADPNVSFPLERLRDLASAGALGELASEAYSFVGAAAQARIINESAPEWAALMQERGVEAAVLVPV